In Silurus meridionalis isolate SWU-2019-XX chromosome 29, ASM1480568v1, whole genome shotgun sequence, one DNA window encodes the following:
- the LOC124381926 gene encoding XK-related protein 8-like has protein sequence MEEGFPFHFLWSDVIFSVLSLLLFLVDIALDVWAIVSLYEEQKYFSMGLLICILLSSSVLLQIFSWLWYTDSSKNLETNVEKFISRHGLMNIVHIFQLGVFVRFAAVMEISITSIKHGELLKEGIAVYLNHDLSMLRLFEAFSENSPQLILMMALIIEMPELHFFTVIKILASLSSLSFTVLSFHRNMRALVPQKFRMGWTSSVIYFLWNLLLIGPRVVCVSLFASVLPCYIAAHFLSLWMLLFLWAWWQNTDFMDSKSGEWLYRATVALIWYFSWFNVTSGNTKHKGIIYHVVMVMDMMLLLGLFWWRRSVESAGLSPLPINPYLLIALLMSSYILGILLRLVYYWKFHPKQRELQLHEKEKEPQLNTFLPKETEVRVELELDDEILQYGAWKMIHSLDPIYCNLAMDSVIETEEPKSQIKIFTVTPPIQRDLTGVQKRMKNMAVNFYC, from the exons ATGGAAGAAGGTTTCCCTTTCCATTTTTTGTGGTCAGATGTCATATTTTCTGTGCTGTCTCTGCTTCTGTTCCTCGTGGACATTGCACTGGACGTGTGGGCTATCGTGTCCCTTTATGAAGAGCAGAAATACTTCTCCATGGGTTTGTTAATATGCATTTTACTCAGTTCCTCAGTTCTACTACAGATCTTCAGCTGGCTCTGGTACACAGATTCTTCCAAAAACCTGGAGACTAATGTCGAGAAATTCATCAGTAGACACGGTTTAATGAATATAGTGCACATCTTTCAGCTCGGAGTCTTCGTCAg gTTTGCAGCCGTAATGGAGATCTCAATTACCAGCATTAAACATGGTGAACTTTTAAAAGAAGGAATTGCCGTGTACCTGAATCACGACCTCAGCATGCTGCGTCTTTTCGAGGCATTCTCTGAAAACTCCCCACAGCTCATCCTGATGATGGCACTCATCATAGAGATGCCAGAACTGCATTTTTTCACAG tcATCAAAATCCTTGCCTCTCTTTCCTCACTCTCCTTTACCGTGTTATCCTTCCATCGCAACATGCGTGCGCTTGTCCCTCAGAAGTTTAGGATGGGATGGACTTCCTCAGTAATCTACTTCTTATGGAACTTGCTTCTGATTGGCCCACGTGTAGTATGTGTGTCTCTCTTTGCTTCCGTCCTGCCCTGCTACATTGCTGCTCACTTCCTGTCCCTGTGGATGCTGCTTTTCCTCTGGGCCTGGTGGCAGAACACAGACTTCATGGACTCTAAATCTGGAGAATGGCTGTACCGAGCCACTGTAGCCCTCATCTGGTACTTCAGCTGGTTTAATGTAACAAGtggaaatacaaaacacaaaggAATCATCTACCATGTGGTTATGGTGATGGACATGATGCTGCTGCTGGGATTGTTTTGGTGGAGAAGATCTGTGGAATCAGCTGGTCTTAGTCCACTACCTATTAATCCTTACCTACTTATTGCTCTGTTAATGTCCAGTTACATTTTAGGAATCCTATTGAGACTAGTTTATTACTGGAAATTTCATCCCAAACAACGGGAATTACAGTTgcatgagaaagaaaaggagccacagttaaatacatttcttcctAAAGAAACAGAAGTGCGGGTCGAGCTAGAATTAGATGATGAAATTCTACAATATGGTGCATGGAAAATGATACATAGTTTAGATcctatatactgtaatttagCGATGGACTCAGTGATTGAGACAGAGGAACCTAAAtctcaaattaaaatttttactgtTACACCACCAATCCAAAGGGATTTAACAGGGGTCCAAAAACGAATGAAAAACATGGCTGTGAATTTTTACTGCTGA
- the LOC124381754 gene encoding XK-related protein 8-like codes for MINFQAYAMEEGFPLNFLQSAVRFSVLSLLLFLVDIALDLWAIVSFYEEQKYFSMGLLVCILLSSSVLLQIYSWIWYTDSSKNIKTNVEEFISRPWLMNIVHIFQLGVFTRFAAVIEISSNRCKLGEPLKKRLSVYLNQDLSMLRLFEAFSESAPQLVLMVTLIMEMPELHFFTVIKIFASLSSISITMLSYHCFMLSFLFEKFKMGWISSIIYFLWNLLLIGSRIVCVSLFASVLPCYIAAHFLSLWMLLFSGPGGRTQTSWTLNLENGCTEPL; via the exons ATGATTAACTTCCAAGCTTATGCTATGGAGGAAGGGTTTCCTTTAAATTTTTTGCAGTCAGCTGTACGATTTTCTGTGCTGTCTCTGCTGCTGTTTCTCGTGGACATTGCGCTGGACCTGTGGGCTATAGTGTCCTTTTATGAAGAGCAGAAATACTTCTCCATGGGATTGTTGGTATGCATTTTGCTCAGTTCCTCAGTTCTCCTGCAGATCTATAGCTGGATCTGGTACACTGATTCTTCCAAAAACATAAAGACTAATGTTGAGGAATTCATCAGCAGACCCTGGTTAATGAATATAGTGCACATCTTCCAGCTTGGAGTCTTCACCAG GTTTGCAGCCGTAATAGAGATATCAAGTAACAGGTGTAAATTGGGTGAACCTTTAAAAAAACGACTTTCCGTGTACCTGAATCAAGACCTCAGCATGCTGCGTCTGTTCGAGGCATTCTCCGAAAGCGCTCCACAGCTCGTCCTGATGGTGACGCTCATCATGGAGATGCCAGAACTGCATTTCTTCACAG tcatTAAAATCTTCGCCTCTCTTTCCTCGATCTCCATCACCATGTTGTCCTACCATTGCTTCATGCTTTCATTCCTTTTCGAGAAGTTTAAGATGGGATGGATTTCCTCAATCATCTATTTCCTGTGGAACCTGCTTCTGATTGGTTCTCGTATAGTATGTGTGTCCCTCTTTGCTTCCGTCCTGCCCTGCTACATTGCTGCTCACTTCCTGTCCCTGTGGATGCTGCTTTTCTCTGGGCCTGGTGGCAGAACACAGACTTCATGGACTCTAAATCTGGAGAATGGCTGTACCGAGCCACTGTAG
- the LOC124381753 gene encoding XK-related protein 8-like: MGLLICLLVSSSVLLQIFSWLWYTDSSRILETNVERFFSTRGLLPLVHICQFGLFLRFAATMEISTCGFKQRNVFPKGVTIYIKHDLSMLRVFEAFSESAPQIVLMTALIIEMKEMQSFTVIKILGSLSALAFTVLSYHRNMRVFVSEKFKMGWTSSVIYFLWNLLLIGPRVACVSLFASMLPCYVPAHFLSLWMLFFLWAWWQNTDFMDTKSGEWLYRATVGIIWYFSWFNVTSGNIKSKGIIYHVVMVMDMMMLLGLWWWRRSLEKASLSPLPINPYLLIAMLTFIYIIGILLKLVYYWKLHPKKPVLQIDRKDQEPHLKLKRDEECISILKTDLGETHKAEPECTVLSQTPNTGLHKRIRIMARNFYC; the protein is encoded by the exons ATGGGATTGCTGATATGCCTTTTGGTCAGTTCTTCGGTTCTCCTGCAGATCTTCAGCTGGCTCTGGTACACCGATTCCTCCAGAATCCTGGAGACCAATGTAGAAAGATTCTTTAGCACACGTGGTTTACTACCTTTGGTGCACATCTGCCAATTTGGACTCTTCCTcag GTTTGCAGCCACAATGGAGATCTCAACTTGTGGCTTCAAACAGAGAAACGTTTTCCCAAAAGGGGTCACCATATACATAAAGCATGATCTCAGCATGTTGCGTGTGTTTGAGGCGTTCTCCGAAAGCGCTCCACAGATCGTCCTGATGACCGCTCTCATCATAGAGATGAAGGAGATGCAGTCCTTCACAG TCATTAAAATCCTCGGCTCTCTTTCCGCTCTTGCCTTTACCGTGTTATCCTACCATCGCAACAtgcgtgtgtttgtttctgaaaAGTTTAAGATGGGATGGACTTCCTCAGTAATCTACTTTCTGTGGAACTTGCTTCTGATTGGCCCACGTGTAGCATGTGTGTCGCTCTTTGCCTCTATGTTGCCCTGCTATGTCCCAGCTCACTTCCTGTCCCTGTGGATGCTGTTTTTCCTCTGGGCCTGGTGGCAGAACACAGACTTCATGGACACTAAATCTGGAGAATGGCTGTACCGAGCCACTGTAGGCATCATCTGGTACTTCAGCTGGTTTAATGTAACAAGTGGAAATATTAAAAGCAAAGGAATTATCTACCATGTGGTTATGGTGATGGACATGATGATGCTGCTGGGTTTATGGTGGTGGAGGAGATCTTTGGAAAAAGCTAGTCTTAGTCCACTACCTATTAATCCTTACCTACTTATTGCAATGTTGACGTTCATCTACATTATAGGAATCCTACTGAAACTGGTTTATTACTGGAAACTTCATCCCAAGAAACCAGTTTTACAGATCGATAGGAAAGATCAGGAGCCACATCTGAAACTAAAACGTGATGAAGAATGTATTAGTATTCTAAAGACAGACTTGGGTGAGACTCATAAAGCTGAACCTGAATGCACAGTTTTATCTCAAACTCCAAACACTGGACTCCACAAAAGGATAAGAATCATGGCTAGGAATTTCTACTGCTAA